A stretch of the Porites lutea chromosome 12, jaPorLute2.1, whole genome shotgun sequence genome encodes the following:
- the LOC140921900 gene encoding uncharacterized protein has translation MDTGKHRLEVDCESMYDRVRRKWAGIVTGVTFAPDVPTTSSQGENSGSAFREHDPRPLGWALKVTKRPTRMTDNVKTFLMKKFEEGTRTGNKADPVRVAREMKTLRNEDGEPTFKPEEWRTAQQISSLFSRQTAALRHRGIDAEEISEEDIEAAESEIAFDTLRSLVMDDMGKPSHPIIVGISNICELVKNKKLDSLKLAALKEICNQLHLTTSGPLSRKKLSLRPFKNSLRVARVFKNNVTWF, from the coding sequence ATGGACACGGGCAAGCACCGTCTTGAGGTAGACTGTGAGTCCATGTATGACCGCGTTAGGAGGAAATGGGCGGGAATTGTGACAGGGGTGACGTTCGCTCCGGATGTGCCAACAACCTCATCGCAAGGTGAGAATAGTGGCAGCGCTTTCAGAGAACATGACCCTAGACCATTGGGGTGGGCTCTGAAGGTAACAAAACGACCCACTAGAATGACTGATAACGTCAAGACCTTCTTGATGAAGAAATTCGAAGAGGGTACAAGAACTGGAAACAAGGCCGATCCTGTACGGGTAGCGAGGGAGATGAAGACCCTCAGAAATGAGGACGGAGAGCCCACGTTTAAGCCTGAAGAGTGGAGGACTGCGCAGCAGATCAGTAGCCTGTTTTCACGTCAGACAGCGGCGCTGCGTCATAGGGGTATTGATGCGGAGGAAATCTCGGAGGAAGACATCGAGGCTGCCGAGTCGGAAATAGCGTTTGACACCCTTAGAAGTTTGGTGATGGATGATATGGGCAAACCAAGCCATCCAATCATCGTGGGCATTAGCAATATCTGCGAACTTGTAAAAAACAAGAAGCTTGACTCACTCAAACTGGCAGCTCTGAAAGAAATCTGCAATCAGCTACACCTGACGACAAGCGGACCACtgtcaagaaaaaaactttctttgAGGCCATTCAAAAATTCTCTGAGAGTTGCacgtgttttcaaaaataacgttACATGGTTTTAG